In the Acidovorax sp. A79 genome, one interval contains:
- the phhA gene encoding phenylalanine 4-monooxygenase, producing MGQAPVVYGQSTRPPRGDYSRASEDYTCPQDYAAYTAADHDTYRRLYERQRALLPGLASQAFIDALPSLGASDRIPRFEEVNERLYKATGWELVGVPGLIPEVPFFTLLAHRKFPVTDWIRKPEEFEYIVEPDIFHDLFGHVPLLFNPVFADYVQRYGQGGLKAQGLGSCEMLSRLYWYTIEFGLIREAGQLRAYGAGILSSSGELAYSVQSPEPQRIALQLERTMRTRYKIDTYQQTYFVIDSFEQLFEMTAADFAPIYERLRGLPEFAADEREAVAA from the coding sequence ATGGGACAAGCCCCCGTCGTCTATGGCCAATCCACCCGCCCACCCCGGGGCGACTACTCGCGCGCCAGCGAGGACTACACCTGCCCGCAGGACTACGCGGCCTATACCGCCGCAGACCACGACACCTACCGCCGCCTGTACGAGCGCCAGCGCGCCCTGCTGCCGGGCCTGGCGAGCCAGGCGTTCATCGACGCCCTGCCCTCGCTGGGCGCCAGCGACCGCATTCCGCGTTTTGAGGAAGTCAACGAGCGCCTTTACAAGGCCACGGGCTGGGAGCTGGTGGGCGTGCCCGGCCTGATCCCCGAGGTGCCCTTCTTCACGCTGCTGGCCCACCGCAAGTTCCCGGTGACGGACTGGATCCGCAAGCCCGAGGAGTTCGAGTACATCGTCGAGCCAGACATTTTTCATGACCTGTTCGGCCACGTGCCGCTGCTGTTCAACCCGGTGTTCGCGGACTATGTGCAGCGCTATGGCCAGGGCGGGCTGAAGGCGCAGGGGCTGGGGTCGTGCGAGATGCTGAGCCGCCTGTACTGGTACACGATCGAGTTCGGGTTGATCCGCGAGGCGGGGCAGTTGCGGGCGTACGGCGCGGGGATTCTGAGTTCTTCGGGCGAACTGGCGTATTCCGTGCAGAGCCCGGAGCCACAGCGCATTGCGCTGCAACTGGAGCGCACCATGCGCACGCGCTACAAGATCGATACGTACCAGCAGACGTATTTCGTGATCGACAGTTTCGAGCAGCTGTTCGAGATGACGGCGGCGGACTTTGCGCCGATCTATGAGCGGCTGCGGGGGTTGCCGGAGTTTGCGGCGGATGAGCGGGAGGCTGTGGCGGCTTGA
- a CDS encoding tripartite tricarboxylate transporter substrate binding protein, which translates to MSLRSTLSSVVLVLLCAATAAQAQNPSAPLTIVVPYPAGGPLDTSARIVAEGAAAQLGSITVENKPGAGGGTGADQVAKAPKTSNQILMGAVATHAVNPWLYKKNFPYNPLKDFKPLVLVARTPNVLVVNAEQAARLGIKTTPDLVQYLKKNPDQAKYGSGGNGSIGHISAEMFKSLTNTRMGHTPFQGSKPALAALESGQVLMVFDNLASALPQIQSGKLLALGVTTLSRNESLPSVPSINDSVQGFNVSTWFGLFAPASLPDADARRYANAFSAAMQSPAGKEKFKKMGITPEELTLDGFAQFVRSENSKYEFLIRAAKIKIE; encoded by the coding sequence ATGTCGCTCCGTAGCACCTTGTCCAGTGTTGTTCTCGTCCTGCTCTGCGCCGCCACGGCGGCGCAGGCGCAGAACCCGTCCGCCCCCCTCACCATCGTGGTCCCCTACCCTGCCGGCGGCCCGCTGGACACCTCGGCACGCATCGTGGCCGAAGGCGCCGCAGCCCAGCTGGGCTCCATCACCGTGGAGAACAAGCCTGGCGCCGGCGGGGGCACCGGGGCCGACCAGGTGGCCAAGGCACCCAAGACCAGCAACCAGATCCTGATGGGCGCGGTGGCCACGCATGCCGTCAACCCCTGGCTGTACAAGAAGAACTTCCCGTACAACCCGCTCAAGGATTTCAAGCCCCTCGTGCTGGTGGCGCGCACGCCCAATGTGCTGGTGGTGAACGCGGAGCAGGCCGCCAGGCTGGGCATCAAGACAACGCCGGACCTGGTGCAGTACCTCAAGAAGAACCCGGACCAGGCCAAGTACGGCTCGGGCGGCAACGGCAGCATCGGCCACATCTCGGCCGAGATGTTCAAGTCGCTCACCAACACCCGCATGGGCCACACGCCGTTCCAGGGCTCCAAGCCCGCCCTGGCGGCGCTGGAGTCGGGGCAGGTGCTGATGGTGTTCGACAACCTGGCCTCGGCGCTGCCGCAGATCCAGTCGGGCAAGCTGCTGGCGCTGGGCGTGACCACGCTCAGCCGCAACGAGTCGCTGCCCAGCGTGCCCAGCATCAACGACAGCGTGCAGGGCTTCAACGTGTCCACCTGGTTTGGCCTGTTCGCGCCCGCCTCGCTGCCGGACGCCGACGCGCGCCGCTACGCCAACGCGTTCTCGGCGGCCATGCAGTCGCCCGCTGGCAAGGAGAAGTTCAAGAAGATGGGCATCACGCCCGAAGAGCTGACGCTCGACGGGTTCGCGCAATTCGTGCGCTCGGAAAACAGCAAGTACGAGTTCCTGATCCGGGCCGCAAAAATCAAGATCGAATAG
- the hppD gene encoding 4-hydroxyphenylpyruvate dioxygenase encodes MNAALPPTTATQLEAWDNPMGLMGFEFVEFTSPTPGVLEAVFEKLGFTLVAKHRSKDVVLYRQNGINFILNREPHSQAAYFGAEHGPSACGLAFRVKDAHKAYNRALELGAQPIEIPTGPMELRLPAIKGIGGAPLYLIDRFEDGKSIYDIDFEFIEGVDRRPVGHGLNLIDHLTHNVYRGRMGFWANFYEKLFNFREIRYFDIQGEYTGLTSKAMTAPDGKIRIPLNEESKQGGGQIEEFLMQFNGEGIQHIALICDNLQDVVDKLGMAGVSLATAPNDVYYEMLDTRLPGHGQPVAELQSRGILLDGTTADGTPRLLLQIFSTPMLGPVFFEFIQREGDYRDGFGEGNFKALFESLERDQIRRGVLNT; translated from the coding sequence ATGAACGCCGCCTTGCCCCCAACAACCGCCACCCAGCTGGAAGCCTGGGACAACCCCATGGGCCTGATGGGCTTCGAGTTCGTCGAATTCACCTCGCCCACACCCGGCGTGCTGGAAGCCGTGTTCGAGAAGCTGGGCTTCACCCTGGTGGCCAAGCACCGCTCCAAGGACGTGGTGCTGTACCGCCAGAACGGCATCAACTTCATCCTCAACCGCGAGCCCCACAGCCAGGCGGCCTACTTCGGCGCCGAGCATGGCCCGTCGGCCTGCGGCCTCGCCTTTCGCGTGAAGGATGCGCACAAGGCCTACAACCGCGCGCTGGAGCTGGGCGCCCAGCCCATCGAGATCCCCACCGGCCCCATGGAGCTGCGCCTGCCCGCGATCAAGGGCATCGGCGGCGCGCCGCTGTACCTGATCGACCGCTTTGAGGACGGCAAGTCCATTTACGACATCGACTTCGAATTCATCGAAGGCGTGGACCGCCGCCCCGTGGGCCACGGTCTGAACCTGATCGACCACCTCACGCACAACGTGTACCGGGGCCGCATGGGCTTCTGGGCCAATTTCTACGAGAAGCTGTTCAACTTCCGCGAGATCCGCTACTTCGACATCCAGGGCGAGTACACGGGCCTGACGTCGAAGGCCATGACCGCGCCCGACGGCAAGATCCGCATCCCGCTGAACGAAGAGTCCAAGCAGGGCGGCGGCCAGATCGAGGAATTCCTGATGCAGTTCAACGGCGAAGGCATCCAGCACATCGCGCTGATCTGCGACAACCTGCAGGACGTGGTGGACAAGCTGGGCATGGCCGGCGTCTCGCTGGCCACCGCGCCCAACGACGTCTACTACGAGATGCTGGACACCCGCCTGCCCGGCCACGGCCAGCCGGTGGCAGAGCTGCAGTCGCGCGGCATCCTGCTCGACGGCACCACGGCCGACGGCACGCCGCGCCTCTTGCTGCAGATCTTCTCCACGCCCATGCTGGGCCCGGTGTTCTTTGAGTTCATCCAGCGCGAAGGCGACTACCGCGACGGATTCGGCGAAGGCAACTTCAAGGCACTGTTCGAATCGCTGGAGCGCGACCAGATCCGCCGTGGGGTGCTCAACACCTAA
- a CDS encoding lipase secretion chaperone codes for MEKRSRAFAAAVALAAATAAVVWWTAPHGLQGAEDPHPGAGPQAGSARQNPSGSARPMESSFFAARRAAGPDRHEDPLLVHGLRDTLEALLMEAQDGGAADPATLKQRLAGLVGKHFPAALATRALALAERYVDYRVALGQLRTPPDPTDPGALREALEARHKVRQQFFDGPEHDALFAREADLDRYTLARLEIERNPRLTAEQRTQALRDAENELPQARRAERAAATEHLSAAAQTAAFNAQNTDERTRHAARSAQYGEAAAHAMAQLDREEQSWQQRLDQYSQARAQPGDGRALESLRQQLFSPQEQQRLDAALALRKLPPATPGS; via the coding sequence GTGGAAAAAAGGTCCCGCGCCTTCGCCGCCGCAGTGGCCCTGGCCGCCGCCACGGCCGCCGTGGTCTGGTGGACGGCCCCGCACGGCCTGCAGGGCGCGGAGGACCCGCATCCAGGCGCCGGCCCGCAGGCCGGCAGCGCGCGCCAGAACCCGTCGGGCTCGGCACGGCCCATGGAGAGCAGCTTCTTCGCCGCCCGCCGCGCCGCCGGCCCGGACCGCCACGAAGACCCCCTGCTGGTGCACGGCCTGCGCGATACGCTGGAGGCGCTGCTGATGGAAGCGCAGGACGGCGGCGCGGCGGACCCCGCCACGCTCAAGCAGCGCCTGGCGGGCCTGGTGGGCAAGCACTTCCCGGCGGCACTGGCCACCCGGGCGCTGGCACTGGCCGAGCGCTACGTGGACTACCGCGTGGCGCTGGGCCAGCTGCGCACGCCCCCGGACCCGACCGACCCCGGCGCGCTGCGCGAAGCGCTGGAGGCGCGCCACAAGGTGCGCCAGCAGTTCTTTGACGGCCCCGAGCACGACGCCCTGTTCGCCCGCGAGGCGGACCTGGACCGCTACACGCTGGCGCGCCTGGAGATCGAGCGCAACCCCCGGCTCACCGCCGAACAGCGCACCCAGGCCTTGCGCGATGCAGAGAACGAATTGCCCCAGGCGCGCCGCGCGGAGCGCGCAGCGGCCACCGAACACCTGAGCGCGGCGGCCCAGACCGCCGCGTTCAACGCACAAAACACCGACGAACGCACCCGCCACGCCGCGCGCAGCGCGCAGTACGGCGAGGCCGCGGCCCACGCCATGGCCCAGCTGGACCGGGAGGAGCAAAGCTGGCAGCAGCGCCTGGACCAGTACAGCCAGGCCCGTGCCCAGCCGGGCGACGGCAGGGCACTGGAATCATTGCGCCAGCAGCTGTTCTCACCGCAGGAGCAGCAGCGCCTCGATGCCGCCCTGGCGCTGCGAAAGCTCCCGCCGGCCACGCCGGGCTCCTGA
- a CDS encoding lipase family alpha/beta hydrolase — MTGFLSRILRRLALAASAGLLLLGASAQAQSGYTQTRYPIVLVHGLFGFDSALGIDYFYGIPDALRQGGAKVYVAQVSAANSTEVRGEQLLAQVKTILAITGAAKVNLVGHSHGGPTTRYVAGVAPQLVASVTSVGGVNKGSRVADILRGVAPAGSVSEAVASGAARALVSLINLTSGGSALPQMPTAALDSLTTAGLADFNRRFPQALPSGCGSGAELANGVRYYSWTGTQPLTNVLDASDGLLSVLSLVFGEANDGLVSACSSRLGKHLGDHRQNHLDEVNQLLGLRDWFSTDPVTLYRQHANRLKAQGL, encoded by the coding sequence ATGACCGGATTCCTCAGCCGCATTCTGCGGCGCCTCGCGCTGGCGGCCAGCGCCGGGCTCTTGCTCCTGGGGGCCAGCGCCCAGGCCCAGAGCGGCTACACCCAGACGCGCTACCCCATCGTGCTGGTGCACGGCCTTTTCGGCTTCGACTCGGCCCTGGGCATCGACTACTTCTATGGCATTCCCGACGCCTTGCGCCAGGGCGGCGCGAAGGTCTACGTGGCGCAGGTGTCCGCCGCGAACAGCACCGAGGTCCGGGGCGAGCAGCTGCTGGCGCAGGTCAAGACCATCCTGGCGATCACCGGAGCGGCCAAGGTCAACCTCGTGGGCCACTCCCATGGCGGACCCACCACGCGCTATGTGGCGGGCGTCGCGCCGCAGCTGGTGGCGTCGGTCACCTCGGTGGGCGGGGTCAACAAGGGATCGCGCGTGGCGGACATCCTGCGGGGCGTGGCCCCCGCCGGTTCGGTGTCGGAGGCCGTGGCCAGCGGCGCGGCCAGGGCGCTGGTCAGCCTGATCAACCTCACATCCGGAGGTTCGGCCCTGCCCCAGATGCCGACCGCCGCGCTCGATTCGCTGACCACCGCCGGGCTCGCGGACTTCAACCGCCGCTTTCCGCAGGCCCTGCCCAGCGGCTGCGGCAGCGGTGCGGAGCTGGCCAACGGCGTGCGCTACTACTCCTGGACGGGCACGCAGCCCCTGACCAACGTGCTCGATGCCAGCGATGGCCTGCTGAGCGTGCTCAGCCTGGTCTTTGGCGAGGCCAACGACGGCCTGGTCTCCGCCTGCTCGTCGCGCCTGGGCAAACACCTGGGCGACCACCGGCAGAACCACCTGGACGAAGTGAACCAGCTGCTGGGCCTGCGCGACTGGTTCTCCACCGACCCGGTGACGCTGTACCGCCAGCACGCCAACCGCCTCAAGGCGCAGGGCCTGTAA
- a CDS encoding Lrp/AsnC family transcriptional regulator translates to MQASSALDKLDRAILRRLQENGRETYDVIGEQVGLSPSAVLRRVKRLEESGVIDRYVALVPPEAVGLGLTAYLNVRLEKHTESHKRNPMDLFRASVQTWPEVVECASLTGEMDYLLRVVVADMAHYSRFIMDTLLKHPSVQDCKTSFVLDRVKATTAVPV, encoded by the coding sequence ATGCAAGCCTCAAGCGCACTCGACAAGCTGGACAGGGCCATATTGCGCCGTCTGCAAGAAAATGGCCGGGAGACGTATGACGTCATCGGTGAGCAGGTGGGCCTGTCGCCCAGCGCGGTGCTGCGCCGCGTCAAGCGCCTGGAGGAAAGCGGGGTGATCGACCGCTACGTGGCGCTGGTGCCCCCCGAGGCCGTGGGCCTGGGGCTGACCGCCTACCTCAATGTGCGGCTGGAAAAGCACACCGAAAGCCACAAGCGCAACCCCATGGACCTGTTCCGCGCCAGCGTGCAGACGTGGCCCGAAGTGGTGGAATGCGCATCGCTCACGGGCGAGATGGACTACCTGCTGCGCGTGGTGGTGGCGGACATGGCGCACTACAGCCGCTTCATCATGGACACCCTGCTCAAGCACCCCAGCGTGCAGGACTGCAAGACCAGTTTCGTGCTCGACCGGGTCAAGGCCACCACCGCCGTGCCGGTGTGA
- a CDS encoding GNAT family N-acetyltransferase, producing the protein MFATKDWLKASWHAGRDMLRPVTGGPSPHDTHAKQEVPMMVPIRALGPSYRERITQHLLKLEPADRYLRFGYAANDEQIRRYAEHLDFNRDEIFGIYNRRLELIAMAHLAFSEHPEHKHCAEFGVSVLKQARGRGFGARLFERAVMHARNEGVNMVFIHALSENTAMLKIARKAGATVRRDGSESEAYLQIQPASLDTRMAEIVEQQFAEVDYQIKKQAKQFWDFLAGVQEVRSGVQHARHQSAE; encoded by the coding sequence ATGTTCGCAACGAAAGACTGGCTCAAGGCATCCTGGCACGCAGGCAGGGACATGCTGCGCCCGGTGACGGGCGGCCCGTCTCCCCATGACACCCACGCAAAGCAGGAGGTGCCCATGATGGTTCCCATCCGCGCCCTGGGCCCGTCCTACCGCGAGCGGATCACCCAGCATCTGCTGAAGCTCGAACCGGCGGACCGTTATCTGCGCTTCGGCTACGCGGCCAATGACGAGCAGATCCGCCGGTATGCCGAGCACCTCGATTTCAACCGCGACGAGATCTTCGGCATCTACAACCGCCGCCTGGAACTCATCGCGATGGCCCACCTGGCGTTCTCGGAGCATCCCGAGCACAAGCACTGCGCCGAGTTTGGCGTTTCCGTGCTCAAGCAGGCGCGGGGCCGTGGTTTCGGCGCACGCCTGTTCGAGCGCGCGGTGATGCATGCGCGCAATGAAGGCGTGAACATGGTCTTCATCCATGCGCTGTCCGAGAACACCGCGATGCTCAAGATTGCCCGCAAGGCGGGCGCCACCGTGCGCCGCGACGGCTCGGAGTCCGAGGCCTACCTCCAGATCCAGCCCGCCAGCCTGGACACGCGCATGGCCGAGATCGTGGAGCAGCAGTTTGCCGAGGTGGACTACCAGATCAAGAAGCAGGCCAAGCAGTTCTGGGATTTCCTGGCGGGCGTGCAGGAAGTGCGCAGCGGCGTGCAGCACGCGCGCCACCAGTCCGCCGAGTGA
- a CDS encoding HlyC/CorC family transporter, whose protein sequence is MSDPHPAHSGRLPEREDKRTFLQKVAEFIHPGPDSTEELIETLAEAEDNEVIGAESRVMLERVIRMADMTAGDVMVAAPRMDLVNIDAPFDELLHLVINTAHSRFPVYQGERENIIGILMAKDLLKLQRAPELNIRALLRPAVFVPESKGLNDLLREFRGNRNHLAIVIDEFGRVAGLITIEDVLEQIVGEIEDEFDIPEDDGDIFGLADRTYRVSGDTSVERVSEAFDVLVQGSDPDETFDTIGGLIAHEMGHVPKRGEHLQLGGLHFVVLHTKGGAVRWFKVSRVEDASAGG, encoded by the coding sequence GTGTCTGACCCGCACCCTGCGCACTCCGGGCGCTTGCCCGAGAGGGAAGACAAGCGCACCTTCCTGCAGAAAGTGGCCGAGTTCATCCATCCGGGGCCGGACTCCACGGAAGAGCTCATCGAAACCCTGGCCGAGGCCGAGGACAACGAGGTCATCGGGGCCGAATCGCGCGTGATGCTCGAGCGTGTCATCCGCATGGCCGACATGACGGCGGGCGACGTGATGGTGGCCGCGCCGCGCATGGACCTCGTCAACATCGACGCGCCGTTCGACGAGCTGCTGCACCTTGTCATCAACACCGCGCATTCGCGGTTTCCGGTGTACCAGGGCGAGCGCGAGAACATCATCGGCATCCTCATGGCCAAGGACCTGCTCAAGCTGCAGCGGGCACCCGAGCTGAACATCCGCGCGCTGCTGCGCCCCGCCGTCTTCGTGCCCGAAAGCAAGGGCCTGAACGACCTGCTGCGCGAATTCCGCGGCAACCGCAACCACCTGGCGATCGTGATCGACGAGTTCGGCCGCGTGGCCGGGCTCATCACCATCGAGGACGTGCTCGAGCAGATCGTGGGCGAGATCGAGGACGAGTTCGACATTCCCGAGGACGACGGCGACATCTTCGGGCTGGCCGACCGCACCTACCGCGTGAGCGGCGACACCTCGGTCGAACGGGTTTCCGAGGCGTTCGACGTGCTGGTCCAGGGCAGCGACCCCGACGAAACCTTCGACACCATCGGTGGCCTGATCGCCCACGAAATGGGCCATGTGCCCAAGCGCGGCGAGCACCTGCAGCTGGGCGGGCTGCACTTCGTCGTGCTGCACACCAAGGGCGGCGCCGTGCGCTGGTTCAAGGTGTCGCGGGTCGAAGACGCCAGCGCCGGCGGCTGA
- the lnt gene encoding apolipoprotein N-acyltransferase, which translates to MARARTTPGLPLALQALLAVAAGVAQAASLAWPWSGEPLWWLQIASMAMLAWLVRPQATASVAWRRGAAIGGLFATAWLAGTFWWLFISMHTYGGLAAPLAVAAVLGLAAFLGSYYAVMLGLFCRLALANRALTAIVFGAFWLLAELARGTLWTGFPWGAGGYAHVDGPLAVLARILGVYGVGAVAAMLAMLAVQWRPGDLRHWRLWGLAGVLAAGLAGATLERHCAVNLCHTPSARAAPPMTLELLQGNIPQDEKFQQGSGVPMALKWYADALRDARADLVVAPETAIPLLPQQLMPGYLEGIQQRYAQGSQAALLGIPLGSETLGYTNSVLGIGPGHQKTPYRYDKHHLVPFGEFIPPFFRWFTAMMDIPLGDFNRGTVGQAPFAWAGQRIAPNICYEDLFGEELGARFANPAQAPTVFVNFSNIGWFGDTVAIDQHLHISRMRSLEFERPMVRATNTGATAIIDHRGVVTHQLARHTRGVLKGEVWGRGMDAASGWHITPYAWWVSRWGLVPLWIFGGLALVFALVARRWQTVRGN; encoded by the coding sequence ATGGCCCGCGCGCGCACGACGCCGGGGCTGCCGCTGGCCCTGCAGGCGCTGCTGGCCGTGGCTGCCGGCGTCGCGCAGGCGGCCTCGCTGGCCTGGCCGTGGAGCGGCGAGCCCCTGTGGTGGCTGCAGATCGCCTCCATGGCGATGCTGGCCTGGCTGGTGCGCCCGCAGGCCACCGCGTCCGTGGCCTGGCGGCGCGGTGCCGCCATCGGCGGCCTGTTCGCCACGGCCTGGCTGGCGGGCACGTTCTGGTGGCTTTTCATCTCCATGCACACCTACGGCGGGCTGGCCGCGCCGCTGGCGGTGGCGGCGGTGCTGGGCCTCGCGGCGTTCCTGGGCAGCTACTACGCGGTGATGCTGGGGCTTTTTTGCCGCCTGGCGCTTGCCAACAGGGCGCTGACAGCTATTGTTTTCGGAGCATTCTGGCTGCTGGCCGAACTGGCGCGCGGCACGCTGTGGACGGGTTTCCCGTGGGGCGCGGGCGGCTATGCCCACGTTGACGGGCCGCTGGCGGTGCTGGCGCGTATCCTGGGCGTGTACGGCGTCGGGGCGGTGGCTGCGATGCTGGCGATGCTGGCCGTGCAATGGCGCCCGGGGGATCTGCGCCACTGGCGCCTGTGGGGGCTGGCCGGCGTTCTCGCGGCGGGCCTGGCGGGCGCCACGCTGGAGCGCCATTGCGCGGTGAACCTGTGCCATACGCCATCGGCCCGCGCGGCGCCGCCGATGACCCTGGAACTGCTGCAGGGGAACATCCCGCAGGACGAGAAGTTCCAGCAGGGCAGCGGCGTGCCGATGGCGCTCAAGTGGTATGCCGACGCGCTGCGCGACGCCAGGGCCGACCTGGTGGTGGCGCCCGAAACCGCCATCCCGCTGCTGCCCCAGCAGCTCATGCCGGGCTACCTGGAAGGCATCCAGCAGCGCTACGCGCAGGGCTCCCAGGCGGCGCTGCTGGGCATTCCGCTGGGCAGCGAAACGCTGGGCTACACCAATTCGGTGCTGGGCATCGGCCCCGGCCACCAGAAGACGCCGTACCGCTATGACAAGCACCACCTGGTGCCGTTCGGGGAATTCATCCCGCCGTTCTTCAGATGGTTCACGGCCATGATGGACATCCCGCTGGGCGATTTCAACCGCGGAACCGTGGGCCAGGCCCCGTTTGCCTGGGCAGGCCAGCGCATCGCCCCCAACATCTGCTACGAAGACCTTTTTGGCGAGGAACTGGGCGCGCGGTTCGCCAACCCGGCGCAGGCGCCGACGGTGTTCGTCAATTTCAGCAACATCGGCTGGTTCGGCGACACCGTGGCCATCGACCAGCACCTGCACATCAGCCGCATGCGCTCGCTGGAATTCGAGCGCCCCATGGTGCGCGCGACCAACACGGGCGCCACCGCCATCATCGACCACCGGGGCGTGGTCACCCACCAGCTGGCGCGGCACACGCGGGGCGTGCTCAAGGGCGAGGTGTGGGGCCGGGGGATGGATGCCGCCAGTGGCTGGCACATCACGCCGTACGCGTGGTGGGTGTCGCGCTGGGGGCTGGTGCCCCTGTGGATCTTCGGGGGGCTGGCCCTGGTTTTTGCCCTGGTGGCGAGGCGGTGGCAGACGGTGCGCGGGAATTGA
- the fabA gene encoding 3-hydroxyacyl-[acyl-carrier-protein] dehydratase FabA, protein MADSFSYEQLIASGEGRLFGADSGRLPLPPMLMFDRITHIDSDGGAHGLGKIRAELDVRPDLWFFACHFQGDPVMPGCLGLDAMWQLIGFYLTWLQLPGRGRALGAGEVKFTGEVGPDVKLVTYEIDIKRVIKRKLVMAIGDARLLADGKEIYVANDLRVGLFKREEDGAAQGAAA, encoded by the coding sequence ATGGCTGATTCCTTTTCCTACGAACAACTGATCGCCTCGGGCGAGGGCCGGCTGTTCGGCGCTGACAGCGGGCGCCTGCCGCTGCCGCCCATGCTGATGTTTGACCGCATCACGCACATCGACAGCGATGGTGGCGCGCACGGGCTGGGAAAGATCCGCGCCGAACTTGACGTGCGCCCGGACCTCTGGTTCTTTGCCTGCCACTTCCAGGGCGACCCGGTCATGCCCGGCTGCCTGGGGCTGGACGCCATGTGGCAGCTCATCGGCTTTTACCTGACCTGGCTGCAATTGCCTGGCCGCGGCCGGGCGCTGGGCGCGGGCGAGGTCAAGTTCACCGGCGAAGTGGGCCCGGACGTGAAGCTCGTCACCTACGAAATCGACATCAAGCGCGTCATCAAGCGCAAGCTGGTCATGGCCATTGGCGATGCCCGGCTGCTGGCCGATGGCAAGGAAATCTACGTGGCCAACGACCTGCGTGTGGGCTTGTTCAAACGCGAGGAAGATGGCGCCGCACAAGGAGCCGCAGCATGA
- the fabB gene encoding beta-ketoacyl-ACP synthase I, which produces MKRVVITGAGIVSCIGNDMGTVTQSLRESRSGIRAMPQFTELGMRSQVAGVPQINLEELIDRKQLRFMGDAAAYAHISLANAIAESGLTPEQVSHPRTGLIMGSGGGSPANQIEAADILRSKGIRRVGPYQVTRCMSSTVSACLSTNFGIKGINYSITSACSTSAHCIGAAAQQIAWGMQDVMFAGGGEEVTWGMGLLFDAMGAMSSAYNATPEKASRAYDANRDGFVLSGGGGAVVLESLEHAQARGATILGEVIGFGATSDGADMVAPSGDGAIACMRQAISTVSEPIDYINTHGTSTPVGDVPELRAIREVFGDAIPPFSSTKSLTGHSLGATGVQEAIYCLLMLRQGFIAGSAHIETLEPAAEGMPLVRETRDAPIRTALSNSFGFGGTNASLVLRRWDN; this is translated from the coding sequence ATGAAACGCGTGGTGATCACGGGCGCGGGCATTGTCTCGTGCATCGGCAACGACATGGGCACCGTCACGCAGTCGCTGCGGGAGAGCCGCTCGGGCATCCGTGCCATGCCGCAGTTCACCGAGCTGGGCATGCGCAGCCAGGTGGCGGGCGTGCCGCAGATCAACCTCGAAGAGCTGATCGACCGCAAGCAGCTGCGCTTCATGGGCGATGCGGCAGCCTATGCGCACATCTCGCTGGCCAACGCGATCGCCGAATCGGGCCTCACGCCCGAACAGGTGTCGCACCCGCGCACCGGCCTCATCATGGGCTCGGGCGGCGGCTCGCCCGCCAACCAGATCGAGGCGGCGGACATCCTGCGCAGCAAGGGCATCCGCCGCGTGGGGCCCTACCAGGTCACGCGCTGCATGAGCTCCACCGTGTCCGCCTGCCTGTCGACCAACTTCGGCATCAAGGGCATCAACTACTCCATCACCTCGGCCTGCAGCACCTCGGCCCACTGCATCGGCGCGGCCGCCCAGCAGATCGCCTGGGGCATGCAGGACGTGATGTTCGCCGGCGGCGGCGAGGAGGTCACCTGGGGCATGGGCCTGCTGTTCGACGCCATGGGCGCCATGTCCAGCGCCTACAACGCCACGCCCGAGAAGGCCTCGCGCGCCTATGACGCCAACCGCGACGGCTTCGTGCTGTCGGGCGGCGGCGGCGCCGTGGTGCTGGAGAGCCTGGAGCATGCGCAGGCGCGCGGCGCCACCATCCTGGGTGAGGTCATCGGGTTCGGCGCCACGTCCGACGGCGCCGACATGGTGGCCCCTTCGGGCGACGGCGCGATCGCCTGCATGCGCCAGGCCATCTCCACCGTGAGCGAACCCATCGACTACATCAACACCCACGGCACCTCCACGCCCGTGGGCGACGTGCCCGAGCTGCGCGCCATCCGCGAGGTGTTCGGCGACGCGATTCCGCCGTTCTCGTCCACCAAGTCGCTCACCGGCCACTCGCTGGGCGCCACGGGCGTGCAGGAGGCGATCTACTGCCTGTTGATGCTGCGCCAGGGCTTCATCGCGGGCTCGGCCCACATCGAGACGCTGGAGCCCGCCGCCGAGGGCATGCCCCTGGTGCGCGAGACGCGCGATGCGCCCATCCGCACGGCACTGTCCAACAGCTTCGGCTTTGGCGGAACCAACGCCAGCCTGGTCCTGCGCCGCTGGGATAACTGA